CCAACCCCGGCTCCCTGCTCAACATGCAAGGTAAAGCCCTTGGTCGAAAGCCTTTTCACCGTTTCCGGTGTGGCCGCCACCCGTTTCTCGCCGTGGCGCTCTTCCCTGGGGATGAATACATCTGGCAAACCTGATCCCCCTGGAGCCGTAGCTCCTAATCTCAGTTCAATGTGCAACAGGAGCCCAGGCAGTGGCGGCAAATGTGCGCAGTTGCCCACCCATTGCCATCAGAGCAGCGGCGTCACACCACCGGCAGCAGCTCCTGCTCAATCGCTTCCGCCTGGGGGACACAACCCTGACGGCGCAACAACCTGGCCCGCAAAATCATCGGGTCTATGTCGCACTCAAGCCAGAGACAGGCCACCAGATGGAGCCTGCGCTGGGCCAGGGGGAGCACCCATGGCTCCGACTGGGGAGACGACTGGGCCATGGAACGGTCAAGCCAGAGAATATGAACAAAAGCTAGAGAAGCGGCAGCAAATGCCCATAGGCCAGAACACCTAATCGGCCCGCTCTGCACCCACAATGCGGCGATGCACAGACCCCGATCCAGGCAAGGAGATGGCCCCACCATCCTTTGACCTGGCTCCCAGGCCAGCCCATGACCAAACTCCCAGGCCAGCCAACCTGGAGCCGAGGGATTGGCAGCGCCAGCTGATCCAACTGCTGAGGGCCCGCCTATTGCGGGGCGCGGAGGCTGACGTGCTGATCCATGCGGGACCAGGGGCAGGCAAAACCCTCGGAGCCCTGCTTGGTTTCCAGAAGCTCCACCGGGAGCAAAGGCTTGAACGCTTTTTGGTCTTTTCCCACCGCAGCTCGATCGCCCGCCAATGGCGACAAGCCGCCGAGCGCCTGGGGCTGCGGCTGCTGGAGTGGGATCCAGACCAGGGCCTGGCGGCGATCCCCCAGAACGAGACCTGGCATGGCCTGCAATTGAGCTATCAGGCCGCTGGGCGCCATTGCCAGCGGTTGCTGGAGGAATTGCCCCACGCCGGGTTTGGGCGCTGGATGGCCATCGCCGATGAGGTGCACCACCTTGGGTTGGATCCGGATGAACCGGAGGCGGCCGCCTGGGGTCATGCCTTTAGCCGCCTGACCGGCACGGCCCAACTGCGCCTGGGCCTAACTGGCACCCCATTTCGAGCCGACAACCTGGCCTTTTGCGCCGCAAAGCGGGTGAAGGTCCGCGATGGGGACCAAATCGTCGAGCGGATTGCCCCCGACCTCAGCGTGGAACCCCGTCAGCTGATCAATGCGGGGGATGTGCGCCCCCTGGAATTTCGCTTTCAAGATGGCTGGGTTGAGCATGGGCGGCGCCACGAGCCCGGCGATCGGGAGACCTCCCCCCTCTCGGCGGAGGAGAGGGAAAGCTGGCGCTCCCGCAATTTGCGTAGGGCCATCCAGCTGGGCGACGACAGCAGCATCGCCCTGCGGCTGCTGCTCAATGCCCGCAGCCGGCTGGAGCTGGTGCGCCAGGAGCACCCAGGGGCGGGCGGCCTGGCCATTGCCCGGGACATCGCCCACGCCCGGCAACTGGCGGCCCTGCTTGAAGAGCAGGGGGATCGGGTGCATCTGGTGCACTCCCAGGACCCGGAAGCCGCCATGCGCTTGGCCTCCTTTCAGGCCGGTGAAGCCGATTGGCTGGTGAGCATCGACATGTGCGCCGAAGGCTTTGATGCCCCCAGGTTGCGGGTGGTGGCTTATCTCACCACCGTGGTGACCCGCAGCCGTTTTGTGCAGGCGATCACCCGGGCAGTGCGCATGGACGGCCAGCGCTCGGCCCTGGAGACGATTCCTCGCCATCCCTCCTACGTCTATGCCCCCGCCGATCCCCTGTTGATCAGCTACGCGCGCACCTGGTCGCTAAGCGAGCCCTACCTCCTGCGGCCAAAGCTGGGCCTGGATCCAGCCCCGGATCCTGGTGGCGGGCTGGGGGCCGCCGGGCTGCCCCTAGAAGCAATCGGTGAACAGCTCGGAGGGGTGCTGCGCATCGGCGGTCCCCAACTGCCCCAGATTCGCCGCAAAAGCGCCTAATTAACCCTCAATAAGAGCCGGTTAAGAGCAAATCTAAAACCAATAATTGCGACATTGTTTCAATCGATACCTTCGCCAGGGCCAGCGACCGGCAACATGGCGCCATCCAAGGGGGAAGGGGGAGGAATGGAAGCTTCAATCGAACGAAGATTAAGCGTTGCAGTCAGTTGGGCACTGGCTCGAGTCGCCACCCATGATTCCCTTGAGCGCTATGAAGAAAGCTATGCCCTCAGCGAAGAATTTCGCGAATGGCTGCTCTGCCTCGACGACCATCCTGAATTGCTTGAAACAACGGTTCTGATGGTGCCAAACAATTTAGAGCAGTGGCTCAGTACTTCCAGCGCTCAATACGGAATGCGCCAGCGAGAAGAAGACGGAATCCTGGAAATTTGAGCCAAATCTAAAGAGAATCGAAAGGAAATTCCCTCCTTTTCCGTTCATGGCGGCGACCTTCTTGCGGGGGGGCGGGGCGGGGGACGGGGGCAAACGCGACTATCGGCGCGACCCGATAGGCTTAAGTCATAGTCAATCCGCTTAAGCCATGGGTACGGGCAGTCCGGAAGTTCAAAACCTGGTGATCGTGGGTTCCGGGCCCGCCGGCTACACCGCGGCGATTTATGCGGCCCGGGCCAACCTCAATCCCATTCTGATCACTGGCTTTCAAGACGGAGGCATCCCCGGCGGTCAGCTAATGACCACCACGGATGTAGAGAATTATCCAGGCTTCCCCGACGGGATCATGGGCCCTGAGCTGATGGACCGCATGCGCGCCCAAGCCGTGCGCTGGGGCACCCAACTGGTGGAGGCCGACGCCGACGCGATCGATCTTTCCAGTCGCCCCTTTCGCATCGAGGCCGAGGGTCAAACCATCTCCGCCCAGGCCGTGATCATGGCCACAGGAGCCAAGGCCAACCGCCTTGGCTTGCCCAGCGAGGAACGTTTTTGGAGCAGGGGGATCAGTGCCTGTGCAATCTGTGATGGGGCCACACCCCAATTTCGCGGGGAAGAGCTGGCGGTTGTGGGCGGCGGAGATTCGGCCTGCGAAGAGGCCGTCTACCTCACCAAATACGGCAGCAGGGTTCACCTAATCGTGCGGGGAGAGCGCCTCAGGGCCAGTGGTGCCATGGCCGATCGGGTGCTGGCCAACCCCAACATCACCGTGCACTGGAACCGCCAGGTGCTGGATGTGGACGGCGACCAGTGGCTTGCAAGCCTCAGCCTGGTCGAGCCCAGCCACCCAGGATCAGGAAGCAGCCCAGCAGCAGCCAACAACCCAGAAGTTCTGCAGGTGCGCGGGCTCTTCTATGCCATTGGCCACACCCCCAACACCCGGCTAGTGGCGGGCCAGCTGGAGCTGGATTCCCACGGCTACCTGGTGACCAAGCCAGGTCGACCGGAAACCAACCTGGAGGGGGTTTATGCCGCCGGCGACGTGGCGGATGCGGAATGGCGCCAAGGCATTACGGCAGCGGGCAGTGGCTGCCAGGCGGCCCTGGCGGCAGAGCGCTGGCTGACCCACCACGACCTGGCTGTCACGGTGAGCCACAACCCTGTGGATCCAGCCCCCGCGGGCGAAAAGGTCGCCACAGCCGAGAGTGATGCAGAAAACTTTGACCCGGCACACCTTTGGCAGAAAGGCAGCTATGCCCTGCGCAAGCTGTACCACGACAGCCCCAAGCCCCTACTGGTGATGTACACCTCGCCAAGTTGCGGCCCCTGCCACGTGCTCAAACCCCAGCTAAAGCGGGTTCTTGAGGAGCTCTCTGGGGCAGCCCAAGGAGTGGAAATAGACATCGATGCCGACCAAGAAATTGCTCAGCAGGCCGGCATAACTGGAACGCCCACCGTTCAGTTGTTTTTCCAAAAAGAGCTGAAGGAAACCTTCCGGGGCGTCAAGCAGCGCAGTGTCTTTAAGGAGGCCATCTCAGCGCTTCTCTAAAAAGGGCAGGTCTGCTGCCCCAGGCAAGGCCAAGCTTTAGCGACGACGGGGGCCGCCAGGGCGATTGCCCCCTGGGCGAGGACCGGCGGCCGCATTGCGTTCCCGATAGGTGATCCGCCCGCGGGTCAGGTCGTAGGGGCTGATCTCAACCAACACCTTGTCTCCGGCCAGCAACTTGATACGGAATTTGGTGAGCTTGCCCGCCGCACGGCAGAGGCACTGGTGACCGGCCGGCTGCTCCAAGGTGACTAGGTAAAACCCGTTTCCCTGCTCCTTTTCAATCACGCCGGAGGTCTCAATCATGCAGCTGGTTACTCGCGCAAAAAACAGAACGCTGATCTCATCCTAATTGGCGCCCGCCGCGAGACCGATGGCCGCCGCGAGACCAGTGCCAGCCTGGAGGCGATAGGGTCTGGGCGCAAAGGTGCTCACGCATCCTTACCCAAAACAGCCATGGTCCTGCCCCCAATTTCAATGGATCTCGGCCTGCTGTTGATTTCGATCGGGGTGGTGAACCTCTGGAAAATGCGCCCGTCCTGACCACCCTCATTTTCCATAAGCCCTACGGGGTCCTGAGCCAATTCACCCCAGAGGCCGGAAGTGCCTGGAGATGCCTGGAGGATTTTATTGATATGCCTGGGGTTTACGCCGCCGGGCGGCTGGATGCCGACAGTGAGGGTCTGCTGCTGCTGACAAGCAACGGGAGGCTCCAGCAAAGACTCACCGATCCCGCCTTTGGCCACTGGCGGCGCTACTGGGCCCAGGTGGAAGGCAATGCCGCCGAGCATCCCGAAGCATTGGAGAGCCTGCGCCAGGGCGTGACCATTCAAGGCCAGCGCACCCTGGCCGCCAAGGCCATGCTGCTGCCAGATCCAGGCCTGCCTGAACGCAATCCGCCGATCCGCGAGCGGCAGGCCATTCCCACCAGCTGGCTACAGTTGGAATTGCGGGAGGGCCGCAACCGCCAGGTGCGGCGGATGACGGCCGCCGTGGGACTGCCCACCTTAAGGCTGCTTCGGGTGGCCATTGACCTGATGGACGGTGAAGCACCCCTAGATCTGGAGGGTCTTAAGCCCGGGCAATGGCGGCGAGTAAGCCCCGCAGAAGAACAACGCCTAGATCAACTCCTGGTGCCTTCTAAAGACCTAAAACGGGGTTCGCAGGTCCGCACTTCACCCGGTCGAATTCAGCAGGGTCGCCCCTCGCCGGGGCGCGGCGGCAGGGCTGGCGGCGGGAAATCCGGCCGGGGAGGCGGAGGTGGATAGGGCGGTTTAGCCGACCACATCCTTGAGCTCACGAACGGTCTGGAGCTGACCGTAGTAGTAGTTGGCCCTTGAGCGTCGATCGGGATCTTCCAGGCTGTCGAGGGCATCAAAGCCGATGGTTTGCCAGAGCTCATGGCCGCAGGCCCGGTTCAACTCATCGACCGCTTCGCTTTCCAAATTGGCCAAACGGCGCTGCAGGTTTTTGATCTGGGCAACGGACATCGCCTGAAAACTTCAATTGGGCAATAGTACAGACGAACTGCCCGGCACGCCAGTGGCCCGAACCGGCAACCTGGGCCGAACCTCAGAAGGGAAGCTTCTTTTTAGCGTCCTTGTCGAGGTCTGCTTCCATATCTCGCAGCCGCTTGAGGATGGTGTCGTAGTACTCCTTGAGGTAGGCCTCAAGGCCTGTGGTTTCAGCCGGGTCGAGGCCAAAGGCGGCATAGCTGGCCTCCATCGGTGCATCCAGGCCTTGGCCGCCACCGGTCACGGCATCAAAACTGAGCCTTTCGGCCACGTTCAAGCTGGCCTCAAAAAAGCTGGTAACGCCGCGCATCAGCCTCAGGAGCGCCGGCGGCACCCGGAATACCTTGGCGTCCTTGCCCGTGAAACGCTCGCAAAGCTGGGTGATTTCGCCGGTGATCCAGGCCTTGGGGCCCACCACCGGATAGGTCTGGCGGGCTGTTTCCGGATGGGCCAAAGCCGCCACGGCAAAGCGGGCCATATCCTGGGTATTCATGTAGGCAATTGGCGTTGGGGAGCCGCTAACCCAAACGGTTTGACCCTCCAGCACCGGAATGGCGAATTGACTGATCAAGCCCTGCATGAAAGCAACCCCCTGCAGGATCGTGAAGTCGAGGTCGGAGGCGTTAAGCCATTCCTCCGTGCAGGCCTTGATATCCATCAGGGGCACATCGCGGTGTTTGGCTGCCCCCAACAGAGACACAAACACAAGCCGCTTGATGCCGGAGCGCTGGCAGGCGGCAAAAAGGTTTTGCTTGCCGGTCCAATCGATTTCGTAGGCACTGCCTGGATCGGTTGCCCGGGCAGTGGCGGCGTCGATCAGGGCTTCTTGACCCTCTAGGGCGTAGTCGAGGCTGTCGGGCTCCAGCAGGTCTCCGCGGGTGAGTTCACAGCCCCACTCCTGCAAAAAAGCCGCCTTGCGGGGAGAGCGGACGATGCAGCGCACCTGGTGGCCAGCATCAAGGGCCTGGCGCGCTATCTGGCGACCCAGGGTTCCCGTTGCGCCAACCACCAAAACCCGCATACTCAGCCATCAAGCGGGCCCGAGCCTAGGGGCACGCGGGATTAGTCGTTGTCTGCGAATTTGAGCAGCAGGGCGCCACCCACCAGGCCCACGGGGATCAGCACCCAAAAAGCTGCTGCGATGCCGAAGATTTCAGAGGCCATAGACCGGCATGGGATTGGCTCTCCTGTTTAGCAGTTGCCGGGGCCCTGCGGTGACATTGGCTGGCGGTTTGCAAAATCACGGGCCAGGGGGCATCGCTGCGTAGCTGTCCAGCCATCACCCCACTGACGCCGGCCCGATAGCCCTGCTCTTGCAGGGCCAAAACAAGTGCTGCCAGTGGTGGAGGCCCCGTTTGGAGCCGTCGGGCCACCTCGGCGCTGGGCCAGCAGCGGGCCGGCAGACCCGGATCCGCCGCCAGACAGCCCAGTAACCGCAGCGACGCTGGCGAGAACTGCCCATCGGACTCGCGATCTGGCTTGTGCAAAGCAGTTATGTGCAAAGCAGTTTTATGCAAAGCAGCCAAAAATTCTGGTTTCTGCAGGGGGCCAATCCAAAGGGGGCCGCTAATGCTCAAGGGCACCGGAACCGGGCAACTGCAGGGCTGCCACTGGCGCAACTTGATCAGGCTCTGCACCTGCTGATCGCCGCATCCATGGCAATAGGCCATCAGCCCCAACTGCTCCTCCTCAGCCCTGGCTGGCTGGCGCTGCAACCGCAGCGCAGTGCGAAAGGTGCGCCCCTCGCTAAAGGCCAGCAATGGTTCGACGCCCCGGCCCATGGCCCAGGCAGCCCGAGCCACCACCCCGATCTGGAGCCTCAGGGCCAGCTCCCAACTGGCGGGATGGGCCCGGGCGGCGGCACCCAGCAAACGAATCGCCGCCGGGCGGTCGTGGCCCGTGGGGGAGCGTCCGTCGGTGCTGGCCAAATAAATCGCTCCGCCAAATTGCACCGCCTCTAGGGCCAGGGGCAACAGGGCCGTTGGACAGCCAAAGGCATCCAAATCCACCAACTCGAAGCGTTCCTGGCGCTGGAGGCAATCGGCCAAGAGCTGCTGGGCCGTGCGGGCCGTAGTCCGCAGCCGCAAAGTTGATTTGCCAGCCGCCAGGGGGGCCAAGTTGGCCTGCAGCAGGGGCAGGCGATCGGGGTCGGCATCGTTGGCCCAAACCTCGCCGGCTCCTCCCTCAACGCCATAGCGCAGGGCCCTGATGCCGCAGCCCGCCATCAGATCGAGCACCCTTACTGGGCCCTGGGCCGCGAGGGTGCGGGCCAGCAAGACGCCTAAATCCCTGGAAGGCCTTGATTGCGGTCGGAAAAAGCCTGCGCCAAGCTGCAGGCTGACCAAACCCTCGCAATAGTGATCCACAGCTTTGGTCAGCAGTTGCCTGGGCGCGGGGGGATTGCAGGTCCCCAGCCTGACGCCCCATCGACCGGCGACATCGATTGGGGACTCCACCACCAATGGCAGTGGCGCGGCGTGACTTGCCATTGGCGGGTGCTAGGTGATCCGCTCCACCCACCCCTGCTGCTGCTGCATGGCTTTGCTGCTGGTAGCGGCCACTGGCGCCGCAATGCGGCCCCCTTGGCGGCGGCGGGTTGGCGGGTCTATGGCCTTGATCTGGTGGGCTTTGGGGCCTCCTGCCAACCGCGCCTGTGGCTCGACAACAGGCTCTGGGCAAGACAGGTGCAGGCCTTCCTCGAGCAGGTAGTGCGCTCCCCGGCGGTGTTGGTGGGCAATTCCCTGGGGGGCTTGGTGGCCCTCAGCGCAGCCGTGTTCCACCCGACCTGGGTGCGGGCGGTGGCGGCAGCTCCCCTGGCGGACCCGAGCCTGCTGATGGCAGTTCCCCTGCGCTCACCAAGGCGCAAACCCTGGCGGCGGCGGCTTAAGCGTTGGCTGGTGATCAGCCTCTGCAGGCTGCTCCCCCTGGAGCTGCTCGTACCGCTACTGGCCCATTCCCCCCTGCTGGATCTGGGAATTCAGTCGGCCTATCTGACGGCGGTGATGGGGGATCGGGATCTGCACAGGCTGATTGCCAAGCCGGCCCGCAGGCCTGGGGCGGTCAGGGCCCTTAGGTCGATGAGCATCGCCATGGCCCTGAGGCCCCACGGCGCCCTGGCGCCAACCCTGCTGCGGCGATTGGAGCGCCCCCTACTCCTGATTTGGGGCCGGGCCGACCAACTGGTGCCGATCGAGGTGGCCAGCCAGGTGGAGGCCCTGCGGCCACAGCTGCCCCTAGTAGTGCTGGAGCACTGCGGCCATTGCCCCCACGACGAGGTGCCCCAGGCCTTCAACCAGGCCCTACTTCAATGGCTTGAACAACTACCCCATTGCCAGGGGGAGCTCCCTGCATAATTTGAAGACAGCCACAGCCCAGGCCGGGCAACAGATGAAGC
This genomic interval from Cyanobium sp. WAJ14-Wanaka contains the following:
- the trxB gene encoding thioredoxin-disulfide reductase is translated as MGTGSPEVQNLVIVGSGPAGYTAAIYAARANLNPILITGFQDGGIPGGQLMTTTDVENYPGFPDGIMGPELMDRMRAQAVRWGTQLVEADADAIDLSSRPFRIEAEGQTISAQAVIMATGAKANRLGLPSEERFWSRGISACAICDGATPQFRGEELAVVGGGDSACEEAVYLTKYGSRVHLIVRGERLRASGAMADRVLANPNITVHWNRQVLDVDGDQWLASLSLVEPSHPGSGSSPAAANNPEVLQVRGLFYAIGHTPNTRLVAGQLELDSHGYLVTKPGRPETNLEGVYAAGDVADAEWRQGITAAGSGCQAALAAERWLTHHDLAVTVSHNPVDPAPAGEKVATAESDAENFDPAHLWQKGSYALRKLYHDSPKPLLVMYTSPSCGPCHVLKPQLKRVLEELSGAAQGVEIDIDADQEIAQQAGITGTPTVQLFFQKELKETFRGVKQRSVFKEAISALL
- the infA gene encoding translation initiation factor IF-1; the encoded protein is MIETSGVIEKEQGNGFYLVTLEQPAGHQCLCRAAGKLTKFRIKLLAGDKVLVEISPYDLTRGRITYRERNAAAGPRPGGNRPGGPRRR
- the petM gene encoding cytochrome b6-f complex subunit PetM, which codes for MASEIFGIAAAFWVLIPVGLVGGALLLKFADND
- a CDS encoding pseudouridine synthase — its product is MENAPVLTTLIFHKPYGVLSQFTPEAGSAWRCLEDFIDMPGVYAAGRLDADSEGLLLLTSNGRLQQRLTDPAFGHWRRYWAQVEGNAAEHPEALESLRQGVTIQGQRTLAAKAMLLPDPGLPERNPPIRERQAIPTSWLQLELREGRNRQVRRMTAAVGLPTLRLLRVAIDLMDGEAPLDLEGLKPGQWRRVSPAEEQRLDQLLVPSKDLKRGSQVRTSPGRIQQGRPSPGRGGRAGGGKSGRGGGGG
- a CDS encoding NAD(P)H-binding protein, whose amino-acid sequence is MRVLVVGATGTLGRQIARQALDAGHQVRCIVRSPRKAAFLQEWGCELTRGDLLEPDSLDYALEGQEALIDAATARATDPGSAYEIDWTGKQNLFAACQRSGIKRLVFVSLLGAAKHRDVPLMDIKACTEEWLNASDLDFTILQGVAFMQGLISQFAIPVLEGQTVWVSGSPTPIAYMNTQDMARFAVAALAHPETARQTYPVVGPKAWITGEITQLCERFTGKDAKVFRVPPALLRLMRGVTSFFEASLNVAERLSFDAVTGGGQGLDAPMEASYAAFGLDPAETTGLEAYLKEYYDTILKRLRDMEADLDKDAKKKLPF
- a CDS encoding N2,N2-dimethylguanosine tRNA methyltransferase → MLARTLAAQGPVRVLDLMAGCGIRALRYGVEGGAGEVWANDADPDRLPLLQANLAPLAAGKSTLRLRTTARTAQQLLADCLQRQERFELVDLDAFGCPTALLPLALEAVQFGGAIYLASTDGRSPTGHDRPAAIRLLGAAARAHPASWELALRLQIGVVARAAWAMGRGVEPLLAFSEGRTFRTALRLQRQPARAEEEQLGLMAYCHGCGDQQVQSLIKLRQWQPCSCPVPVPLSISGPLWIGPLQKPEFLAALHKTALHITALHKPDRESDGQFSPASLRLLGCLAADPGLPARCWPSAEVARRLQTGPPPLAALVLALQEQGYRAGVSGVMAGQLRSDAPWPVILQTASQCHRRAPATAKQESQSHAGLWPLKSSASQQLFGC
- a CDS encoding alpha/beta fold hydrolase, with product MHSFGQQLPGRGGIAGPQPDAPSTGDIDWGLHHQWQWRGVTCHWRVLGDPLHPPLLLLHGFAAGSGHWRRNAAPLAAAGWRVYGLDLVGFGASCQPRLWLDNRLWARQVQAFLEQVVRSPAVLVGNSLGGLVALSAAVFHPTWVRAVAAAPLADPSLLMAVPLRSPRRKPWRRRLKRWLVISLCRLLPLELLVPLLAHSPLLDLGIQSAYLTAVMGDRDLHRLIAKPARRPGAVRALRSMSIAMALRPHGALAPTLLRRLERPLLLIWGRADQLVPIEVASQVEALRPQLPLVVLEHCGHCPHDEVPQAFNQALLQWLEQLPHCQGELPA
- a CDS encoding DEAD/DEAH box helicase, translated to MAPPSFDLAPRPAHDQTPRPANLEPRDWQRQLIQLLRARLLRGAEADVLIHAGPGAGKTLGALLGFQKLHREQRLERFLVFSHRSSIARQWRQAAERLGLRLLEWDPDQGLAAIPQNETWHGLQLSYQAAGRHCQRLLEELPHAGFGRWMAIADEVHHLGLDPDEPEAAAWGHAFSRLTGTAQLRLGLTGTPFRADNLAFCAAKRVKVRDGDQIVERIAPDLSVEPRQLINAGDVRPLEFRFQDGWVEHGRRHEPGDRETSPLSAEERESWRSRNLRRAIQLGDDSSIALRLLLNARSRLELVRQEHPGAGGLAIARDIAHARQLAALLEEQGDRVHLVHSQDPEAAMRLASFQAGEADWLVSIDMCAEGFDAPRLRVVAYLTTVVTRSRFVQAITRAVRMDGQRSALETIPRHPSYVYAPADPLLISYARTWSLSEPYLLRPKLGLDPAPDPGGGLGAAGLPLEAIGEQLGGVLRIGGPQLPQIRRKSA